In Posidoniimonas corsicana, the genomic window CGATTTCTGGTGTGACGGGGCACCTAACGGAGTTTGCGAAGTGCGAAGAGACCGGCCAGCTTCTCTTGACCGAAGAGACATTGCTTAGCGACTTCAGTGCTAAGCGGGTGCGCCGCGATCTTCTTGTGGCATCCGGAAGGCCACCTCACCGCAAGGGACTTCAGGCAGAGTTGACGACCTGTTCAGTAACGGGAAGAAAACTCCTACTGGACGAGGTTGCTTGTTCGGTAGTTTCGGGCAGAGTTGTAGATCGCAGCCTACTGGTACAGAGCGACAAGAGCGATGGAATGGCGTTGGAAGAGGAGATGGTTTATTGCGAGGTTTCAGGCCACCGTCTACTCCCATCAGAAACCCAGTTGTCGTCGGTCTCCGGGAAGCGAGCCTGGGGGCCCCTGCTCTTCAAATCGGACTTGTCGAATGCCTTGTGCCTCGAGGATGAATCTTGCCTATGTGCCATCACCGAAACACGTGTGCTCCATACCGAACTCGCTCTAAGCGAGGTTTCGGGGCTCAAGTTCCGGAAGGACCAGGCGTCCTCGTGTAGCGTTACTGGCAAGGTTGCTCATATCTCAGAATTGGAGCGCTGCTCGCAGTCCGGCCAGCTTGCGCTACGCGACGAGATGGGGCAATCTGCTATAAGTGGATCGCTATCGATTCGCTCCCTTCTTACCGCATCTGACCTTAGTGGACGGCTCGGATGTGCGGCGAAGGATGAGGTCGTGAGGTGTGCAGTGACAGGAAAGACTTTGCTCTTGGATGAGGTGTCTCAGTCTGCCGTCAGTGATCGATATGTCGACCGTCGAATGTTGATTCCATCTGAAGTATCGGGAAAGCTCGCCTTACCTGAGGAGCTCGTCAAGTGCGAGATGAGTGGGAAGAGTATTCTGCCAATCGAAAGGGAGCAGTGTGAGGTCACGGGTAAACTCGTCGATGCAAGGCTTCTCGCCAAAAGCGAAGTTTCCGGGCGTTCTGCGTTGGCGTCGCGTCTTTCCCGATGCGACTTGACCGGTCGGATAGCACTACCGAGTGAGCTTGCACGATGCGAAGTAAGCAGTCATCGGGTGGTCGCCGAACTGCTGGAGGAATGCAGTTTCTCTGCAAAGTCAGCAATCCGCAGCGACATGGTGACTAGTGCCGTTTCGGGACGGTGGCTGATAAAGAGACACGCCATCACAACTTACCCGAATGGAGTCATATGCCATCCGGACGAGTCCACCCGCTGCTCATGGATCGGCGAACCGGTGCTGGCAACAGAAGCCTTTGAATGTCAATGGACTGGCCTGACCTTCTACAATGCCTATCGTGGGCAATACAGCAGGCTGTCTGCAATTGAAAGCCTGCTGGCGAACCCCGACTACGGGGAGGGGGGTGCTCACTTGGCCCCCTGGCTGGAACAACAGGTAGGAGGGGCACTCAGGGGATTAACGTCCGTCAGGTTTGTGAGCTCCCCTAATGGTGCCCTAGCCGCATTCTGCTGCGACATTCAGAAACTATTCAAACTCTCGCCAAGAATCGCAGTGTTCATGGTGAAGACAAGGGAAGGTCGACAAGTCGTAGGAAATGTAGCGATTCTTAGAGTCCAGAAGCATGAAGCGTTCGTCGAGAAGTCCATAGCGGCTAGCCCTATGCCATCGCCACGAGACCAAGCTGCCCACCGACGATAGGAGTTTCAAAGTCCGGAGCTTTCGCCGCGAACGCATCTAATACCAGGCCTTACGGCGGCGGCGCTTACTTACTCCAACCCCGGCCCTATTCGCGAAGAAATCCGCGTCGGTCGCGGGCGGAGCCGCTCGCCCCGGGGTCCCCAGCAAAGGACCCCAAGGCCCCTGGGGGGCCTCGCGCACTGGTAACGTAGCGCCAAACGGGCCTACGCCCGCTGAAAACGTAGGTGTTTCGCCCTTGGCTCCTGCATTCGGCTCTCGATTGCTCAGCCGTTGCCTAACGCGTCGAGCATCGCTCGCGCCTTCTCGAGCACACTTGCTGCGAGCTCGCGGGAGGGGGGCGACAGGCGATCGCAGACGCGATGCAGCGCCTCGAGCGCCGCGGCGAGTTCGTCACCGGGCTGCTGCGCTGGTGGCCGATTCCTGCCAATGGCAGACACGGCTAGCGCAGCCTGAGCGCAGCTCGACTCAGCAAGCATGACGGATTTTGCCCCGGAAGTTGAATCGCCACTTGAGGTTGCGGCGTCGTCACTCCGCTCCCGCGAAACAGATTCGAAATCAGGCGCCCCGCAAGGGGTTGTGGGTTCGAGTCCCATGCCCTCCGCTCTCTTAAGCTCTTTGTCGACACAGGCTACGCAATCTACAGGATTGCTGCTCGTGGGCCTCGTGACGCGCTGCTCCCCACGTGGAACGGTCTAGCGCCGTACTCGGACAACGCAATGCTTCCGCCGGGTTAAGAAGGCTGCGGCCTTGTTCATTCACCGCGGCGAACAGAAGTGATCGACGCCTGAACATCGCTCGACAGCGACTCCGCAACCGTGCGGTGCATCATGGCGGTGTATTGCACTGACCTTTGGCCGGCCGACAGCGGCCCGACATCCACGATAGTGTCGTTCCAAGTGCGGTCTAGGCTTGCTCTCGCTCGATCGGGCGCTCCCTCCTCATGAGCGGCCCTCGAGCGATTCCATTGGGTCGACTCCGGCGCCACGACAACTTCTACGGGTTCCTGGCGGGCGGCCATGAATGAACTGCCTGAGAGGCTCGCCGCAAGAGCCCACCTAGGGCGGTGGCTTCGGCTCTCGGGCTGCTGAACCGCCATGCCGGGCCGAGGTTCGGAAGACTCGACCTCCGTGAAGGATGAAGAGATCTGCTCCGAGGTGAGCGTCGCCCCCAGGTTGTCCCGCCAAACACTGTAATCGGCGGCGTCGACGCGCCCGTCGCCGTTGCCGTCGGCGCGGAGGGCGGTCTGGCTGCCCGCCGCCCGGCCGTATTCCTCTCTCCACACGCTGTAGTCGTCCTGGTCGACGACCTGGTCGAGGTTGTAGTCGCCCTGCAGCGGACTCATCGCTTCCCCGCCTAGACCGCCGCTGCCGGCGGCTTCGAAGAGCGCCCTCCGTAGCCGGAAGGCGTCGGACGAGTCGACGATCCCGTCGAGGTTGTTGTCGCCGGCCTCCAACGCCTGTTGCGTGGTCAGGCCGGTCGTGGTGGTCAGCCATCCAGACACAAAGTTGGCGACGTCCGTCGTGTGGTCCACCACGCCATCCTGGTTGGTGTCCGCGAGCGCGTAGCCTGCGACGATGTAGTCCGTCTGTGTCTTCGAGCGTTCTCCTTGCTCGCTGGTCACGGTCAGTCGGACATCGAACACGCCCTGAGTCGCGTAGGTATGGGCAGGGTTCTGGTCGCTGCTGGTCGAACCATCGCCGAAGTCCCACTCCCATTGCGTGGCCCCGACCACCGTCGAGGTGTCGGTGAACTGCACCGTGAGGTCGCCATCCCCCGCCCGGACATCAGAAATGAAATCGGCGGACCCGGTCGCCAATCCGACGTACCGGACCCGCAGGATGCGGGCGCCGACAGCCGTCGGGTTCTGCATGTCCAGGTCGGCGTACAGGTCAGAGAAGTACAGACCATCCGGCCCCGCGGCGATGCCGGCCACGCTCGCCCTGCCCTGCCCCTGATACTCCACAAAGGGGATTGGCCCGTCTGCTAGATCGCCGTTGGCGTCGATCTCGAACCTAACGATCCGCTTGCCGTTCTCCTGAGGCCCGGCCGCCCAGGTGGGGCCCGACTCGGTGACGAAGGCCGTGTCCTGCACAACGGCGGGGAACGCGCTGCCGTTGAAGGTCTCCGGCTGGACGAACGCGATATCGACCGGCGCGTGGGGGCGCGTCCAGTTGTAGATGGCGTTCTGTGTCATCGAGGCGCCGGAACCGTTCCAGCCGTAGCCTTCGCCGCTCTCGACGCGGGCGAGCCGGTCGTTGTTGCCGGGGCCGTTCTCCACCTCGTAGAGCATGCCGTCCTCGGCGCGCCAGGCGCCGCCGAACGGGTTGCGGAAGCCATACGCGAATACGAAGTCGCGGGCGGTCAGCCCATCCGCTGGGTCGTAGAAGGGGTTTGTGGCGGCCGGCGCCCCGTCAAGGTCCAGGCTGAGGATCTTGCCGCGGAACGAGTCGAGGTCTAGCGCGGTGGTCGCGTCGAACCCGTCGCCGTTGTGGACGTAGAGGTTTCCGTCGGGGCCGATCGAGATGTCGGAGATCTGGTGGGACTGGCCCTGCGTCTCGCCGACCATGTCGAGGATGACGGTCTCGCCCGAGGAAGACCGGCCCTCGTCCGTGCTGTGCAGGCGGACCACCTGTCCGTGGTGCGGGCCTCCTTCGATTCCGTCCGCGTCGGTAGCGCGCGTTATGAAGACATCGCCCGATGCGGGGTCGACGACAATGCCGGCGACGCCCTGCTCGCCCGACCCGGGGAAGTTGCCGGTCGGGTTGTAGTTGAGGAGGTCGCTGGCGTACTCACGGACCTCGCCGTTGTTCAGCACCACTTTGACGCTGCCGTAGAGTTCGGTGACGTAGAACTGCGGGTCGTCTGGGTCGGGACCGGGGTTTGGAACAAACGCGATGTTCACCGGCAACCGCAGGCCTTCGGCCGCCACCTCCACCCGGTACCCCGGCTCCAAGGCGACAAAACCGAGGATCGATGCACGCGCCAGGCTAGAGAAGTCGGGATTCTGCTGACCTTGGGACCCGAAGAACGTGGAGCCGTTCGACGCCACCCACAGGTAGAGCGTCTCACCCGCCGGCAAGTCGACCGCCGGGAGGTAGACCTCGTGCTCGACGCCATCGGCGCCGACAAAGTGGAGGTCTGTCTCCCCCAGCGTGAGACCGCCGGAGCCACCAAAGAGCGTCAGTCTGACATCGACGTGACCATCGAGCATCGGCTGCGTTGTCACCGAGTTGCCGGGCGCTCCCGAGGCGTTGATCGCGATCAGTGTCTCGCCGCCGGCCGACTCAAGCAGCAGGTACGGCGACTGCAGCGCTGGCGACAAGTCGACCTCGCGACCCAGCCCGTCGAGCCAGTGGGGCGGCGGGTCGGCGGCGACCCCCTCTAGCTCCAACGGGAACGCCTCGGTGGCGGAGCCTGTCAGGAACACCCGCTCGCCCCACGGGCTGACGGCGCCGCCGTCGTCGCGGAAGCGGACCCTCATCAGGTAGCCGGCGCCGAACATGAGATCACCGCGGCCACTGTGGGAGTTGACGAATACGCCATCTCCAAGGTGGGTGTGCAGCCGCTCGACGCCGCCGATCCCGATGGTGGTCCAAGCCAGCTCCAGCGGCGCTCCGGCGCTGTCGGTCGTCCAGATCTCCCAATCTGAATTGGCGTGCAGATTGCCGTCGGGGTCGGCGTAGCCCACCGCTTCCATGTGCACGTCGCTAGGATTAACAACCTGCCCCGGAAACGACGGCTCCTGGATGACGGGAGCGGATGGCGCCTGGTTCGAGGCATCGGCCGCGCCCACCACATACACGTAGTTGACGCACGTGCTGTTGTCTGCGGCTGATGGCGATTGCAGCGTTAGCCGCCCATCGGTGACCGAGATGGTTCCGCCCGCCTGAACGAACTGACCGGCGGCGGTAGCCTCCCCCGCCAAGAGGCTCTGCCCCTCGGCGAGGAGGTAGTGCACCGCGTCAGCGTTCGGATCGCCGACGCTTACGGTCACCTCGTACTCGCCGTTGGGGAGCTGCAGCTCCCACACGCCGCCCGGCCTGAACTCGATCAGCGTGTCCAGCCGCTGGTCTGGGCTGGCGTTGCGTTCGGCAGCGGCGTCCGTGTGGTCTAGGTTCCAGCCGTACCGCAGGTTCCCGTCTTGCGCGCTGAAGGTCTCGCCCGAATCTATCAGGTGACGGGTAGGAGCGAAGGAAGCCTCCGGCTGGAAGTTGACCAGGAAGACGTCCGCCGTGAGCAGTTGCCTAACCTCTAGTTGCTCGTACGTAAGCCGGCGGGGTTGCCGGGCTCGCAGACTGCCGGCGCGCTGAGGACGATTCATTGGTGCAATTATCGCTGCGTAGGCGTGGAGAGACCGCTCCCGTGATCGCGCAGCGGCCAGCCGGCCGCCGGCCCACTAGGAGCCTGTTGTGATGCGGTCGCGCGGTGGGCTGATCAGACGCCGTCGCCGGGGACAACTTCCTCGCCGGCGATCGTGCCCAACGCCTGGAAGGCGGCCGGATCGACATCGTAGTGGACGGTGTGGACCGAACCGTCGCAGTAGACCATCTGGCACCCGGCTGGGTGCGCGCTGCCAAACACCGACCAGACGTCATCGCCACGGATCGCGGGCGGGAAATTCTGCGAGTCCGGCATCGGAGGGTGTTTGGTCCAACGGTTGACGTCGACGTCAAAACCAAGGTCCCACCCCTGGTCGTTGCCCGGGGCGTCGGCCGTGTCGTACTCGCCTACTGGGATGTGCTTCTCGCCAAACAAGATCGTCTGCGAAGTCCCGTCGGTAATCGACGCCATGCGCCGCTCGCTGAGGGCCAGCACGACACCGTTTCCGGCCCTCGCCTGCCCCCCTTTGGTGGTGGAGTAGAGGGTGTAGTTGTCGTAGTCCCAGGGATCGGGCATGACCGGGTTGCGGGTCGACACGCCCGGCGGCCCCTCCCAAATCCCGCCCGGGAACAGGCTCCCCGAGTTGGCCGCGTAGTCGTTGCGTCCGAGGATCTCGGGACGGTCGGCGTTGAAGTAGACCTCGGTGTGCGTGTAGGGGTAGTAGCCGCCGCCGACCCTCGATGGGCAGATAAACAGGTTTACTGAGGTTTCGATGCGCAGCTTGCTCTGCTGCTTCTGCTCCGGCGTTACCCGGGCGGGGTCGCCATCCTGACCGAGGTCCCGGACGGCGGCGTTCTCTGTGTAGCCAAGTACATTAAAGTACCAGCCACCGCACTGGTCGCTGCCGTAGCCCCGATCGGGGTCGCCAGACCAGCGCCATCCCCAACCGCCGGTTGGGAAGTGGCGGTGGACATCGTGGTGGTTGATGGCAGCCAAGCCCAACTGTTTCAGTTTGTTCTTGCACTCGACTCGCCTTGCGGCCTCGCGAGCGGACTGGACCGCCGGCAGCAGGAGCGCAACCAGGATCCCGATGATCGCGATGACCACGAGCAACTCGACCAGGGTGAAGCCGATTCGGTTGCCGGCCCGCCGAGTCCTAAGGGGCTGCATAACCACTCCAACCTCAATCCGTCTGTTGAGCATTCGACAACCTGTTCCGAGCTGAGGGCCGAAGCCCCAAGTGGCTACGCATCTGCCCCGTGCGTAGCCACAGGGGCTGGGCCGTGGGTATCAACGCCGCTTGGCCAACACGCCCGAAGCGCCAAGAACTAGTAGCAGGAGGGCCGCTGGTTCCGGCGCCGACGCGGCCGCCGAGGGCGCCCCCGAGACATAGGTGACCTTGCCGAGCACGACCTCTTCGCCAGACCGGTACTCGAAGGCGAGATCCTGGGGGCCGTCGGCGCCTCCGCCGTAGATGTTGCCTAACGCGATCGACGAGTCGGTGACCGCCGACTCGCCCAGCAGGTAGTACTCCTCGATCTGGAACGAGTTGGGGTTGCCACCCTCCTCCCATCCCAGGCCATCGCCGCTCCCCTGAGGAAAGCCGGCCACAGGCGTGTCGCGTCCTGCAATGCTGTTCCACTCACCCGAGCCACCGGACTCTCCGCCGTAGTTGGCCCTCCAAAGGTCGTAGTCGGCCTGCGTAACTGTTGCGGCGCCGGAGCCGTTCCCGTTCAGCACGCCGGCGTCTTCGCCCAGGTTGTCACGCCAGACGGTGTAGTCCGCCGCGTCCACGCTGCCATCCGCATTGAAGTCTCCCCCTGATCCGCCGACGCCCAGCGCGCCGCTGGCGCTCGAGATCGAGTAGGCGTTGATGTTGATGTTGGCGCCCGTTCCGTTGGTGATGCTCACCGCGCCGGTCGACTTGTTGACCTGCAGCCCCAGGGTCTCTGGGGTCGGCGCGGTGAAGACGAGAGCCTCTTCGGCCCCGTCGGTGATTAGCAGGTTGTCGCCGAACTCGTGGTTGCCGCCGGACTGGAAGCGGAGCGACTGCCAAGGGGCGTCGATTGGCCCCTGGCCGGTGATTGTCGTAGTAGCGGTGGGGGCGCCGACGTCGAAACTATCGACCCAGATGCTGTAGATGGTGTCGTCGCCCGTGGTGTCGATCGCGCCGATAATGGTGTGGAACTGGGCGTCGAACGCGACCCCCGAGTCCAGGTCCATGCCGTTCTTGAGATCGAAGCTGTACGAGTTGACGTCGTCCGCCCCCGAGTTGGCGCCGCCGAAGAACGACTCGTCCCCATTGATATCGGGTCCCTCGAAGAACGCGAACCCGCCCCACGCGGCGCCCGTGCCCTCTTGCTGACGGTAGTCAAACCGGATGTAGGTAAGCTGGTTGGTGGCGTCGATCGGCGAGGCAAACTGCCGCCCGCTCGCCACGGCGGCGCCGCCCTCTGGGTGCGTGGCCACGACGCCGCTGCTGTCCCAGCCCTCCCACACGTCGCCCGCGGCCCACCCGGTCCCAGAGTCTGCGGCGCTGAAGTCGTCCTGGACGAAGATGGTGGCTTCGGCCCGTGGCGCGGCACCGAACAGGAACCCGGCCAGCATTAACACGGGGATCATAGCCACTGCCCTGCGGCCGCGCGCCACCACCACGGCGGCCCCGGCCAGCAACATCACGATCGAAGCCGGTTCGGGAACGCCGCTGATGGCGGCCTGGAACGCGCCGGCGCCGTTCGCCAGGTCGAAGGCCTCGGCGAACAGATCGTAGTCGGCCAGGTTGCGTTGGAAGTTCCCGTCGAGGTCCCCGAGCTGGTAGGCCTGAACGGCGGTCAGTGTATTGTTGACGGCGCCCTGCCCCGCCTTGAAGAGCGACCAGTCGTCGAGGTCGATGTCGTTGTCGCCATCCAGGTCGCCACTCACAGCGGCGGCGCCGGTGTAGACGACCTCAACCGCCAGCGGGACCTCTTGGCCGTTATCATCCACGGTGATCGTCGCGAAGACGTCCTCAAGCGGAGTCGACGTCCAGGCCGTCCCAAGCGAGATTGGGGTCGCCCCCAGCGCGAGGCCGTCGCCGGTCACGTCGAAGGTGAACTCGCTCAAGTCCTGCGTGCTGCCGGGATCGGTGAGAACCGTCCAGTCGTCATTGGCGTCGACCGACGCGTCCCCATCGGCGTCTCGGCCGTCGATGGTCAGCCAACCAGACTGGCTAAAACTCCCGGCGTTCGACCGCAGACTGTATCCCACGACGCCCGACACTCCCCCGGCACTCGACAGCGTGACCTCCCCGGTCGATCGGTCGATGGTGACGGTGGCGTCGAACGAGGTCTGAAGCCCAACGTCCGCCGGTGAGTCGGCGATCACCAGGTTGTCGACCCGGATGATGTTGTCTGGGGCGCCGGAAGCCACACGGAGTGACTGCCACGGGTCATCAACGATGAAGCCCTCGAGCGTGACTTCTTCGTTCGGCACCGCCTGGTTGCGGTTGTCGACCCACATGCGGTAGATGTCGTTGGTCCCGAACTCGAGCTCGGCGATGATCCGGTGAACCTGGTCGTCTACCGGAACCCCCGAGTCGAGGACGCCCTGACCCTTGAGGTCGATCGAGTAGTTGGGGAAACCGTTCGCCTTGCCGATGAAAACGGTCTCGTCACCGCCGTCGACCCCCTCGAACAACGCCACCCCTCCCCAGGCCGCGGCGCTGCTGGTGTAGAAGTCGAACGCGAAGTAGACCGAACCGGACGCCAGACCCGGCGCGTTCAGCGGTGAGTTGAACGCCCGAAACGCCGGCGTCGCTACCGAGGTGTCGCTCATGCCGTTGGCGAGGTTGCCCCAGGTGTCTCCCGCGAGAAAACCTACGCCGCCTCCCTCCGCCTCAAAATCCTCCGAAGCCAGAACAACCGCGCTCGCCGCTCCGGGCAGCGCCGCCATCGTCGCAGCGACCGCCAGCACGGCGATCAGAAGGGAGAACCGAGGAACTGGGCAACCTTGACTAGGCATCGAGAATCTCCGTGATGCAACTCTTGTTCGATACAAAGACGGTGTATGGGGGCCGGCCGGACCTACAGAGCCCCGGTCCATGCCGCCATGCCACGAGCACACTGCGTGACGGTGACGCACCCCTGGCAGAG contains:
- a CDS encoding DUF1559 domain-containing protein; this translates as MQPLRTRRAGNRIGFTLVELLVVIAIIGILVALLLPAVQSAREAARRVECKNKLKQLGLAAINHHDVHRHFPTGGWGWRWSGDPDRGYGSDQCGGWYFNVLGYTENAAVRDLGQDGDPARVTPEQKQQSKLRIETSVNLFICPSRVGGGYYPYTHTEVYFNADRPEILGRNDYAANSGSLFPGGIWEGPPGVSTRNPVMPDPWDYDNYTLYSTTKGGQARAGNGVVLALSERRMASITDGTSQTILFGEKHIPVGEYDTADAPGNDQGWDLGFDVDVNRWTKHPPMPDSQNFPPAIRGDDVWSVFGSAHPAGCQMVYCDGSVHTVHYDVDPAAFQALGTIAGEEVVPGDGV
- a CDS encoding PQQ-dependent sugar dehydrogenase; its protein translation is MNRPQRAGSLRARQPRRLTYEQLEVRQLLTADVFLVNFQPEASFAPTRHLIDSGETFSAQDGNLRYGWNLDHTDAAAERNASPDQRLDTLIEFRPGGVWELQLPNGEYEVTVSVGDPNADAVHYLLAEGQSLLAGEATAAGQFVQAGGTISVTDGRLTLQSPSAADNSTCVNYVYVVGAADASNQAPSAPVIQEPSFPGQVVNPSDVHMEAVGYADPDGNLHANSDWEIWTTDSAGAPLELAWTTIGIGGVERLHTHLGDGVFVNSHSGRGDLMFGAGYLMRVRFRDDGGAVSPWGERVFLTGSATEAFPLELEGVAADPPPHWLDGLGREVDLSPALQSPYLLLESAGGETLIAINASGAPGNSVTTQPMLDGHVDVRLTLFGGSGGLTLGETDLHFVGADGVEHEVYLPAVDLPAGETLYLWVASNGSTFFGSQGQQNPDFSSLARASILGFVALEPGYRVEVAAEGLRLPVNIAFVPNPGPDPDDPQFYVTELYGSVKVVLNNGEVREYASDLLNYNPTGNFPGSGEQGVAGIVVDPASGDVFITRATDADGIEGGPHHGQVVRLHSTDEGRSSSGETVILDMVGETQGQSHQISDISIGPDGNLYVHNGDGFDATTALDLDSFRGKILSLDLDGAPAATNPFYDPADGLTARDFVFAYGFRNPFGGAWRAEDGMLYEVENGPGNNDRLARVESGEGYGWNGSGASMTQNAIYNWTRPHAPVDIAFVQPETFNGSAFPAVVQDTAFVTESGPTWAAGPQENGKRIVRFEIDANGDLADGPIPFVEYQGQGRASVAGIAAGPDGLYFSDLYADLDMQNPTAVGARILRVRYVGLATGSADFISDVRAGDGDLTVQFTDTSTVVGATQWEWDFGDGSTSSDQNPAHTYATQGVFDVRLTVTSEQGERSKTQTDYIVAGYALADTNQDGVVDHTTDVANFVSGWLTTTTGLTTQQALEAGDNNLDGIVDSSDAFRLRRALFEAAGSGGLGGEAMSPLQGDYNLDQVVDQDDYSVWREEYGRAAGSQTALRADGNGDGRVDAADYSVWRDNLGATLTSEQISSSFTEVESSEPRPGMAVQQPESRSHRPRWALAASLSGSSFMAARQEPVEVVVAPESTQWNRSRAAHEEGAPDRARASLDRTWNDTIVDVGPLSAGQRSVQYTAMMHRTVAESLSSDVQASITSVRRGE
- a CDS encoding PEP-CTERM sorting domain-containing protein (PEP-CTERM proteins occur, often in large numbers, in the proteomes of bacteria that also encode an exosortase, a predicted intramembrane cysteine proteinase. The presence of a PEP-CTERM domain at a protein's C-terminus predicts cleavage within the sorting domain, followed by covalent anchoring to some some component of the (usually Gram-negative) cell surface. Many PEP-CTERM proteins exhibit an unusual sequence composition that includes large numbers of potential glycosylation sites. Expression of one such protein has been shown restore the ability of a bacterium to form floc, a type of biofilm.), yielding MPSQGCPVPRFSLLIAVLAVAATMAALPGAASAVVLASEDFEAEGGGVGFLAGDTWGNLANGMSDTSVATPAFRAFNSPLNAPGLASGSVYFAFDFYTSSAAAWGGVALFEGVDGGDETVFIGKANGFPNYSIDLKGQGVLDSGVPVDDQVHRIIAELEFGTNDIYRMWVDNRNQAVPNEEVTLEGFIVDDPWQSLRVASGAPDNIIRVDNLVIADSPADVGLQTSFDATVTIDRSTGEVTLSSAGGVSGVVGYSLRSNAGSFSQSGWLTIDGRDADGDASVDANDDWTVLTDPGSTQDLSEFTFDVTGDGLALGATPISLGTAWTSTPLEDVFATITVDDNGQEVPLAVEVVYTGAAAVSGDLDGDNDIDLDDWSLFKAGQGAVNNTLTAVQAYQLGDLDGNFQRNLADYDLFAEAFDLANGAGAFQAAISGVPEPASIVMLLAGAAVVVARGRRAVAMIPVLMLAGFLFGAAPRAEATIFVQDDFSAADSGTGWAAGDVWEGWDSSGVVATHPEGGAAVASGRQFASPIDATNQLTYIRFDYRQQEGTGAAWGGFAFFEGPDINGDESFFGGANSGADDVNSYSFDLKNGMDLDSGVAFDAQFHTIIGAIDTTGDDTIYSIWVDSFDVGAPTATTTITGQGPIDAPWQSLRFQSGGNHEFGDNLLITDGAEEALVFTAPTPETLGLQVNKSTGAVSITNGTGANININAYSISSASGALGVGGSGGDFNADGSVDAADYTVWRDNLGEDAGVLNGNGSGAATVTQADYDLWRANYGGESGGSGEWNSIAGRDTPVAGFPQGSGDGLGWEEGGNPNSFQIEEYYLLGESAVTDSSIALGNIYGGGADGPQDLAFEYRSGEEVVLGKVTYVSGAPSAAASAPEPAALLLLVLGASGVLAKRR